A single Kryptolebias marmoratus isolate JLee-2015 linkage group LG7, ASM164957v2, whole genome shotgun sequence DNA region contains:
- the adgra3 gene encoding adhesion G protein-coupled receptor A3 yields the protein MRLQLLVFFPLLLLRGSAAQQQLQQPACKTSDERSKSGGKSPQSDRKVVCSNMELEQVLPPDSFPNRTVTLILNNNKIQELRNGSFFGLSALEKLDLRSNMISRIEPGAFLGLPVLKKLDLSNNSISCLNGDIFKGLDSLTRLNVSGNLFSSLAQGTFDRLVSLKSLEFQTPYLLCDCNLLWLLRWIKDKNVAVKNTKCSYPQSLQGQLMTSLRPERLTCDAPLELPSFQLTPSQRQVVFQGDSLPFQCQASLVTEDMQVLWYQNGRMVQPDATQGIFIEKRVVQNCSLIASALTISNIQPGFTGNWECRVWTSRGNTTRTVHIVVLQSSAKYCAPERISNNKGEFRWPRTLAGIRAYLPCNRLPSSAGAYSGSSAEGRQAWRYCSREGLWAEDDYSHCQFQKDATRFLYVINQMPLNESNVGNIARRLLLYTIDAANFSDKMDIIFVAEMIEKFGKFVEKIKDLGEVMVSMASNLMLADERVLWMAQREARACSRIITCLQRIATYRLATAQAFSLTSPNIALEAHAVRANDWNGMTCMLFQRPTPERTPGQLAFKCNTTSSVSTVLYKSTIVEASLQLPQSLFSQAVLPGPPDDTIYKLHLLGFRSGKFFPSTGNTSLLADGGKRRSVATPVIMAKIDGVSPSVLRTPINITLRRFAHGSDAVPACWNFTLAGGQGGWRSEGCRILEHQDNFTTISCSSLGNYGLLMDLSSVDHFSPSIQPLHPVIYATSVILLLCLLTILISYIYHHRSVRVSCKFWHMLVNLCFHVSLTCGVFVGGINQTRNASVCQAVGILMHYSTLATALWVGVTARNIYKQVTRKAKCYVELDEPPPPPRPMLRFYLIGGGIPIIVCGITAAANIKNYGSQTNAPYCWMGWEPSIGAFYGPAVFIIFVDCMYFLSILLQLRRHPERRYELKEPTEEHQHLASVSSEAGPDGPSSHCQPLTLQLQPHEEASSIVSAPHSVPLSALENEHTFAAQLMGAGGALGLYAALWVFGAMAISQEHPFNLAFTCLYGVTALALGAFMVAHHCINRQDMRCFWSQACCSGRQAYSAQEDALLPLPGAAVPSTAVSDSKADGESTKGGQSSNGSSYTNKSGPSTRNSTHGNKLTNLHAEAAQCKSSSAPATVNGMAVLDNSLTEHSLDNEIKMHVAPVEVQFHPANNPTANGHTSRHLKNRARAHRASRLTVLREYAYDVPTSVEGSVQSAPHKRHHHYDMAARNSRRAAYMAYRERHQSQLQHDSSDSASLPHRSRFSDKGSGSLLANGAVATVEAEQAVSSGLSSTSKDCGPARQPVGTELENKSYGLNLVTQNGGTLKENGVTLALSHSDNTSIKTGLWKHETTV from the exons aatTCTTAACAACAACAAGATTCAGGAGCTCAGAAATGGATCCTTCTTTGGCTTGTCCGCTTTGGAGAAATT GGACCTGCGGAGTAACATGATCAGTCGTATTGAGCCAGGCGCTTTTCTGGGCTTGCCAGTGCTAAAAAAGCT agaTTTATCCAACAACAGCATCAGTTGTCTTAATGGAGACATCTTCAAGGGCCTCGACAGTTTAACCCGACT aaatGTTTCAGGGAACTTGTTTTCGTCCTTGGCCCAGGGGACATTTGATCGGCTGGTGTCTCTGAAGTCACT AGAGTTTCAGACACCGTACCTGCTTTGTGACTGCAACCTCCTGTGGCTCCTGCGTTGGATCAAAGACAAAAACGTTGCTGTGAAGAACACAAAGTGCTCCTACCCTCAGTCCCTGCAGGGTCAGCTCATGACCTCCCTCAGGCCGGAGCGCCTCACCTGCG ATGCCCCGCTAGAGCTGCCCTCCTTCCAGCTCACGCCATCCCAGCGTCAGGTGGTCTTTCAGGGAGACAGCCTGCCTTTCCAGTGTCAAGCTTCCCTGGTGACCGAAGACATGCAGGTGCTCTGGTACCAAAATGGACGCATGGTGCAGCCCGATGCCACGCAAGGCATCTTCATCGAAAAACGCGTTGTGCAGAACTGCTCCCTGATCGCTAG TGCTTTGACCATCTCGAACATCCAGCCTGGTTTTACGGGGAACTGGGAGTGTCGGGTCTGGACGAGCAGGGGCAATACCACCAGGACGGTCCATATCGTGGTGCTGCAAAGTTCTGCAAAGTACTGCGCTCCTGAACGCATCTCCAACAACAAGGGAGAGTTCAG GTGGCCCCGCACCTTGGCAGGAATCAGAGCCTACCTCCCCTGCAACAGGCTGCCGTCCAGCGCAGGCGCCTACTCGGGCAGCTCTGCTGAAGGACGGCAGGCGTGGCGCTACTGCAGCCGCGAGGGGCTGTGGGCCGAGGACGACTACTCCCACTGCCAGTTTCAGAAAGATGCCACCAGATTTCTCTACGTCATCAACCAG ATGCCTCTGAACGAGAGCAACGTCGGGAACATAGCGCGACGCCTGCTGCTCTACACTATCGATGCGGCCAACTTCTCAGACAAGATGGACATCATCTTTGTGGCTGAGATGATCGAGAAGTTTGGGAAGTTTGTTGAGAAGATTAAAGAT CTGGGCGAGGTGATGGTTAGCATGGCCAGTAACTTGATGCTGGCTGATGAGAGAGTTCTGTGGATGGCCCAGCGTGAAGCCAGGGCCTGCTCCCGCATCATCACCTGTCTCCAGAGGATCGCCACCTACCGCCTGGCCACAGCACAGGCCTTCTCCCTG ACGTCCCCCAACATTGCCCTGGAGGCCCACGCTGTCAGGGCCAACGACTGGAACGGCATGACCTGCATGCTGTTCCAAAGGCCCACCCCCGAGCGGACGCCCGGCCAGCTCGCGTTCAAATGCAACACCACCAGCTCCGTCTCCACCGTCCTCTACAAG AGCACCATCGTGGAGGCTTCATTGCAACTTCCCCAGTCTCTGTTCAGCCAGGCTGTCCTCCCCGGGCCACCCGACGATACGATCTACAAGCTCCACCTGCTGGGCTTCCGCAGCGGCAAGTTCTTCCCCTCCACCGGGAACACCTCCCTCCTGGCTGACggggggaagaggaggagtgtGGCCACACCTGTTATTATGGCAAAAATAG ACGGTGTGTCTCCGAGTGTCCTGAGGACCCCCATCAACATCACCCTGCGGCGGTTCGCTCACGGCTCGGACGCCGTGCCCGCCTGCTGGAACTTCACCCTGGCGGGGGGTCAGGGCGGGTGGAGGAGCGAGGGCTGCCGCATCCTGGAGCACCAGGACAATTTCACCACCATCTCCTGCAGCTCTCTGGGCAACTACGGTTTGCTCATG GACCTCAGCAGTGTTGACCATTTCTCTCCAAGCATCCAGCCTCTGCATCCAGTCATCTATGCAACAAGTGTCATCCTGCTGCTCTGCTTGCTCACCATTCTAATCAGCTATATTTACCATCACAG GTCTGTTCGCGTGAGCTGCAAGTTTTGGCACATGCTGGTCAACCTCTGCTTCCACGTCTCCCTCACGTGCGGGGTCTTTGTGGGCGGCATCAATCAGACTCGCAACGCCAGCGTCTGCCAAGCA GTGGGCATTTTGATGCACTATTCCACTCTGGCTACGGCTCTGTGGGTTGGCGTGACTGCACGCAACATATACAAGCAGGTGACGCGGAAAGCGAAATGCTACGTGGAGCTGGACGAGCCGCCACCGCCGCCGAGGCCGATGCTCAG GTTCTACTTGATCGGCGGAGGGATCCCCATCATTGTGTGTGGGATCACTGCAGCAGCCAACATCAAAAACTACGGCAGTCAGACAAATGCACCATA TTGCTGGATGGGATGGGAGCCGAGTATTGGGGCTTTTTATGGCCCAGCAGTATTTATCATCTTCGTGGACTGCATGTACTTCCTGAgcatcctgctgcagctgcgCCGACACCCTGAGCGCCGTTACGAGCTAAAGGAGCCGACCGAGGAGCACCAGCATCTGGCTTCGGTCAGCAGCGAGGCAGGGCCCGATGGACCCAGCAGCCACTGTCAGCCGCTCACCCTCCAGCTTCAGCCGCACGAGGAGGCGTCCTCCATCGTGTCGGCCCCCCACTCGGTGCCCCTGTCGGCCCTGGAAAACGAACACACCTTTGCAGCCCAGCTGATGGGCGCGGGTGGCGCTTTGGGACTGTACGCAGCCCTCTGGGTGTTTGGCGCCATGGCGATATCGCAGGAGCACCCTTTCAACTTGGCTTTTACCTGCCTTTACGGGGTGACGGCGCTGGCCCTCGGGGCGTTCATGGTAGCTCACCACTGCATCAACAGACAAGACATGAGGTGCTTTTGGTCCCAGGCCTGTTGCTCCGGAAGGCAAGCCTACTCGGCTCAGGAGGACGCCCTTCTGCCTCTGCCAGGTGCGGCGGTGCCGTCCACGGCGGTGTCCGACAGCAAGGCAGACGGGGAGTCGACGAAAGGCGGCCAAAGCAGCAATGGCTCTTCCTACACGAACAAGAGTGGCCCGAGCACACGCAACTCCACCCACGGCAACAAGCTGACCAATCTGCACGCGGAGGCAGCTCAATGCAAATCCTCCTCTGCGCCGGCGACCGTCAACGGCATGGCCGTTCTGGACAACAGTCTGACCGAGCACTCTCtagataatgaaataaaaatgcacgTGGCGCCGGTGGAGGTGCAGTTCCACCCGGCGAACAACCCCACAGCCAACGGACACACGAGCAGGCATCTCAAAAACAGAGCGCGAGCTCACAGGGCGAGTCGGCTGACGGTGCTGCGCGAGTACGCCTACGACGTGCCGACCAGCGTGGAGGGCAGCGTGCAGAGCGCCCCCCACAAGCGGCACCACCATTACGACATGGCCGCTCGCAACAGCCGGCGGGCGGCGTACATGGCCTACAGGGAGCGCCACCAGAGCCAGCTGCAGCACGACAGCAGCGACAGCGCCAGCCTGCCGCACCGATCCCGCTTCTCCGATAAAGGGAGCGGCAGTTTGTTGGCGAACGGAGCCGTGGCGACCGTAGAGGCGGAGCAGGCCGTTTCCTCCGGATTGTCGAGCACGAGTAAAGACTGCGGACCTGCCCGGCAGCCCGTCGGCACGGAACTCGAAAATAAGTCTTACGGGCTCAACCTCGTCACTCAGAACGGTGGAACGCTGAAAGAAAACGGCGTGACGCTGGCTCTAAGTCACAGTGACAACACCAGTATAAAAACCGGTCTGTGGAAACATGAAACTACTGTATAG